The following are encoded together in the Mycteria americana isolate JAX WOST 10 ecotype Jacksonville Zoo and Gardens chromosome 2, USCA_MyAme_1.0, whole genome shotgun sequence genome:
- the CMTM6 gene encoding CKLF-like MARVEL transmembrane domain-containing protein 6 — protein MENGAVYNETTEPQAKLPRRPFGCTLRHLRGWRLPTKALQAILSLLAVICEEIVEDCIKCGGLYFFEFTSCSAFLFSLLILCVYCTDVYETFGEDKVRTVNFGAMLIIGVCFLLASIVLAATSSGSVVEGAACAFGFLASCAFLAEIIADHFHSRKQNIDGCSENPGNTQSATENQPLNKQS, from the exons ATGGAGAACGGCGCTGTCTACAACGAGACCACTGAGCCACAGGCCAAGCTTCCCCGCCGCCCCTTCGGCTGCACCCTGCGGCACCTGCGGGGATGGCGGCTGCCGACCAAGGCGCTCCAAGCG ATTCTCTCTCTTCTGGCTGTTATTTGTGAAGAAATTGTGGAGGATTGTATCAAGTGTGGCGGACTTTACTTCTTTGAATTCACAAGCTGCAGTGCCTTTCTTTTCAGCCTCCTGATCCTGTGTGTGTATTGCACTGATGTATATGAAACATTTGGGGAAGACAAAGTACGGACAGTG aaTTTTGGGGCCATGCTAATCATAGGTGTCTGTTTTCTATTAGCGTCAATAGTGCTTGCTGCAACCAGCTCCGGGTCTGTTGTTGAAGGAGCTGCATGT gCATTTGGATTTCTTGCAAGTTGTGCGTTTTTAGCTGAAATTATTGCAGACCATTTTCACAGTCGGAAACAAAACATAGATGGATGCTCTGAAAATCCTGGCAACACTCAGAGTGCCACAGAAAATCAGCCACTGAATAAGCAAAGCTAA